Part of the Hyphomicrobium album genome is shown below.
CGCACCCGCTGAAACCGTTCCGCCTGTTGCCGGGCCGCGCGCGCGTCCGGCGCAGCCGGCTTTTTCCGTGTCGAATCCATGCGTGTTTCTAACCGAGCCGGCGTTGACAGCAAAGTTAGCCGCGGCTAACTTAGTCAACACTAACTTTGTTGGTTTGGGCGAATCGTGTCTCTCGTCTTGTGGAGACGACGTCGCCATTCTTGGGGGGAACGGCAGTGATCGCGTCGGCAACCAGGTTTCTGGGGGTTCTACTTTGTGTCGCGGCGGGGGCCGAGATGGCCACCGCGGGCGATGACGACAAATCGCAATACAACCTTTTCAATCCGACGCCGCGCCGCCTGATGCGCGAGATGACGACGGATCGCCCCGACATCACCGAGGTGCCCTTCACCGTCGACGCGGGCCACGTGCAGTTCGAAAGCACCCTGTTCGGCTATACGCGCACGCGCCCGGATGTCGACGGCGCAGAGAGCGATGTCTTCGAGTTCGCCTACACCAACGTCCGCATCGGCCTCACCAACGACGTCGAGCTGAGCCTCGTGTGGCAGCCGTACGGGATCGTCAACACGAACGCGGTCGACCCCGAACCGACACAGAAGCAGTCGGGCGTCGGCAGCGTCGATATTCGCGGCAAGATCAACCTGTGGGGCAACGACGACTTCGAGAAGGTCGGTTCGGCGTTCGCGGTGCTGCCGGTCATCACGCTGCCGACCGATGCGGACAACGGCATCGGTACCGCCGCCGTCGAAGGCGGCGTGGCCGTGTTCCTCTCCCTGGCCCTGC
Proteins encoded:
- a CDS encoding transporter, producing MATAGDDDKSQYNLFNPTPRRLMREMTTDRPDITEVPFTVDAGHVQFESTLFGYTRTRPDVDGAESDVFEFAYTNVRIGLTNDVELSLVWQPYGIVNTNAVDPEPTQKQSGVGSVDIRGKINLWGNDDFEKVGSAFAVLPVITLPTDADNGIGTAAVEGGVAVFLSLALPAGFGLGLNAGTFAIEDYDTTGYHAEYLATASGSYEWTDKFATYAEIVAILGMQDPRGDILQLGAGWTYALTDDVQLDGGINFGLTDASDRYNPFLGLSMRF